The Mytilus galloprovincialis chromosome 4, xbMytGall1.hap1.1, whole genome shotgun sequence genome contains a region encoding:
- the LOC143070628 gene encoding microfibril-associated glycoprotein 4-like encodes MVLYTAISLIMIFLMGINFAESTTGKDCPSAVEIANKVVEVLSDNCACKTEDDGANEEPRSSCIVKKPTDCRDLDKATCKSGIYKIFPGRKCGFKVFCEMEKHGGGWTVFQRRMNGKTYFYRDWATYKEGFGNQNEEFWLGNEHLHQVTSHGKYKLRIDLEDFENNRKYALYEKFSVGSEISGYVLDVGGYSGDAGDGMATQNGQKFSTKDRDNDRAGGSCAVAYKGGWWYNACHLSNLNGLYLKGPHESYADGVEWGLWKGNRYSLKDTIMMIRKT; translated from the exons ATGGTTCTTTATACAGCCATTTCACtgatcatgattttcttaatggGAATTAATTTTGCAGAATCGACTACAGGGAAGGACTGCCCATCTG CTGTTGAAATAGCGAACAAAGTCGTTGAGGTGCTATCTGACAATTGTGCATGCAAAACAGAAGATGATGGTGCTAATGAAGAACCTAGATCCTCATGCATAG taaAAAAACCAACTGACTGTCGTGATCTGGACAAAGCAACATGTAAAAGTGGAATTTACAAGATCTTCCCTGGTAGAAAATGTGGTTTCAAAGTTTTCTGTGAAATGGAGAAACATGGCGGGGGCTGGACT GTTTTTCAACGAAGAATGAACGGAAAGACTTATTTCTATAGAGACTGGGCCACTTATAAAGAAGGCTTTGGTAACCAGAATGAAGAATTTTGGTTGG GTAATGAGCATCTGCACCAAGTTACCTCTCACGGTAAATACAAATTGAGGATTGATCTGGAAGACTTCGAAAACAACCGAAAGTATGCACTGTATGAGAAATTCAGTGTTGGTAGCGAAATTTCTGGTTATGTTTTGGATGTTGGTGGTTATTCTGGTGACGCAG GAGATGGTATGGCAACGCAAAATGGCCAGAAATTCTCAACAAAGGATAGAGATAACGATAGAGCGGGCGGTTCGTGCGCAGTGGCTTACAAGGGAGGTTGGTGGTATAACGCATGTCACCTTAGCAACCTGAATGGCCTCTATCTCAAAGGGCCACATGAATCTTATGCTGATGGAGTCGAGTGGGGACTATGGAAAGGCAATCGATACTCACTGAAAGATACAATAATGATGATCCGAAAAACCTAG